A window of Actinomadura viridis genomic DNA:
GCCTGCTGCCCGGGACGGTGAAGAGCTACCTGAGGTCGGCGATGCGCAAGCTCAACAGCCACACGCGCATGGAGGCGGTGAACGAGGCCCGCCGGGCCGGCCTGCTGCCCTGATCGCCGCGACCGCTCCGCGGCTCAGGAACGGGGAAGGCCGGACGTCCGCCGCGCCTGGTTCCTCAGGAACGCGATCAGGCCGACGTAGACGCCGCCCAGCACGAGCGTCCCCGCGGTCATGAGGAACGCGCCGACGAGCCAGAGGCCGCTGGCGTCGTCCGACCAGTCGAACGTCGTGGCGACGGCCATGCCGGCCGTCGCGCCGGCGAGCGTGGCGACGGCGTGGCCGCGCCACGCGGCCGGTCCCGCCGCGACGACGAGGACGAGCACGAACCCGATCACCTGCCACGCCTCGTACGGGCCGCTGACGCTGCCGTCGGGGTGGACGTCGTACCGCTGGTCCCAGCCCAGCCACACCAGCCAGTCGAGCATGGTCAGCAGGGCGGCCGCGACCGCCATCCGGACGTGCCTGGAAACCGAGGGTGCCTTCATGCCGACCAGCCTCCTGGACGGGCCGGGCGCCGCACAGCGCCCGCCTACTCAAGCGCCCCTGAGTTACCCATGAGTACGGCCGCCTCGTTCTCCGCGCGGCCCCGGGGCACCGGCCGTCGCCGTCCCAGGAATCGCACCGGCGGAAGGCAATACCCTGGCGGCATGGTCCTCGCACCTCGCGGCCCCGCCGTCCCGGGCCCGCGCGGCCCTGTTCCCCCGTACGCCGTGGCGTGCGCCGAAATCGCGAAACCATGAACGCGATCGCCCCCGTTCGGCAAAGGATGCAGTTGACATGACCGCTCTGGTACTCGGGCCGCTGCTCCGGCACGTGGCCGACCGCTCCGCCACGATCTGGGTGGAGACCGACCGTCCCTGCGAGGTCCGCGTCCTGTCCGCCGAGCACGGCGTGGACGCCGCCGCCCGGACGTTCACGGCGCACGGCCACCACTACGCCCTGGTGGAGATCGAGGGACTGGAACCGGGCGCCCGGATCCCCTATTCGGTCACGCTCGACGGCGAGACGGTGTGGCCGGAGCCGGGGTCGCGGTTCCCCGCCGCCACGATCAGGACGATGAGCGCGGCCGGGGCGTTGCGGGTCTCGTTCGGGTCCTGCCGCCGCTCGCCCGACCGGGCCGGCCTGCACGGCCTGGACGCGCTGAGCGCGTTCGCGCACGAGCTGGCCGGGGCCGGCGGGGCGGACTGGCCGGACGTGCTGCTGATGGTCGGCGACCAGATCTACGCCGACGAGCTGGGTGAGGAGATGCGCGCCTACATCGGGGAGCGGCGCGACCCGGACGTGCCGCCGGTGGGCGAGGTGGCCGACTTCGAGGAGTACACCCACCTCTACAAGCTGGCCTGGTGCGAGGACCCGGCGGTGCGCTGGCTGCTGTCCACGGTGCCCACCTTCACGATCTTCGACGACCACGACGTCCGGGACGACTGGAACACCTCCTACGCCTGGCGCAAGGAGATGTGGGAGCAGCCCTGGTGGCGGGCCCGCATCACCGGCGGCATCGGCTCGTACTGGATCTACCAGCACCTGGGCAACCTCTCCCCGGCCGAGCGCGCCACCGACCCGCTGTACGCGGCGGTACGGGCGGCCTCCGCCGAGGGCGCCGACGCCGGGAAGCTCATCGACGAGTTCGCCGAGCGGGCCGACAAGGAGCCCGCCAGCACGCGCTGGAGCTACGCGCACGACTGGGGCGGCACCCGGCTGATCGTCGTGGACAGCCGGTGCTCGCGGCTGCTGACCGCCGACCGCCGCGGGATGCTGGACGACGACGAGTTCCGCTGGCTCGACGAGCAGTGCCACGGCGGCATGGAGCACCTGCTGATCGCCAGCTCGCTGCCGGTGCTGCTGCCCCGGACCATCCACCACGCCGAGTCGTGGAACGAGGCGATGGCCGCGGGCGCCTGGGGCAGGCGCGGCGCCCGGCTCGCCGAGAGGCTCCGGCAGTTCGCCGACCTGGAGCACTGGGCGGCGTTCGACGCCTCGTTCCGGGCCCTGGCCGAGGACGTCGTCGCGGTGGCGCGCGGCGAGCGCGGCGAGGCCCCGGCGAGCATCTCGTTCCTCTCCGGCGACATCCACTACTCCTACCTGGCCAAGGTCACCGCCCCCAAGACGCGGACCACCATCTCCCAGGTGGTGTGCTCGCCGCTGCGCAACCCCCTGGTGGGGACGTTCCGCCGGGCCAACCAGATCGCAGGCTCCCGGGCGACCGCCTGGCCGTTCCGGATGCTGGCCCGGATGGCGAAGGTCCCCCCGCTCCCGCTGAAGTGGCGGATCACCGAGGGCCCGTGGTTCGACAACGCCATCGCCACCGTCGAGCTGTCCGGTTCTCAGTGCCGGGTCCGCTGGGAGACCCCGCGGTCCGAGACCTCCCTGGACGAACTGGGCACCGCCACCGTCTGCTGAGCGACGCGTCCGGCCGGGGGTGCGCCCGTTCCGCACCGGAACGGGCACACCCCCGGCGGGCCATCGGCGCCCGCCCCCGCCCCCTCTACGGGGGCGCGCGACGCCGATGGCGTCCCACCAAGGCCGTATCGGCCGCCGTACGCACGACCGCGCCCCCGCGAGGCGACCGTCCGCACATGTTCACGACGCCGCCCCCGTCCGGTCGTGACGCGATTCAGAGGACCATTTTCCGCCACAATGAGTGTTCAATGCGTCACCATGGGCGAATCGCCACTCGGTAAGGAGGCCACGTGAGCGAGACCGCGTCCGATCGGCCCACGCCGGAATCCAGCGACGCGGTGCTCATCACCCGGATTCGCGCCGGGGACGTCACCGCGTACGGCACCCTCTACGAACGCCACCTGGGCGCGGCCCGCGGCCTCGCCCGGCAACTGGTCGAGCACCACGCCGCCGAGGAGGCGGTGCAGGAGACCTTCGCCAAGGTGCTGGACGCGATCCGGCGGGGCGGCGGCCCGCGGACGGCGTTCCGCCCGTACCTGCTCACCGCGCTCCGCCACACGATCTACGACCGCCGCCGCGGCGAGCACCGCACCGAGCCCACCGCGCGGATCGAGGAGTACGACCGGGGCACGCCCTTCGCCGACCCGGCGCTGGAGGAACTGGAACGCGCGATGGTCGTGAAGGCGTTCCGGTCCCTGCCCGAGCGCTGGCAGGCGGTGCTCTGGCACACCGAGATCGAGAGGGCCAAGCCGGCCGACGTGGCCCCCATCCTCGGCCTCACCGCCAACGGCGTCTCAGCGCTGGCCTACCGGGCGCGGGAGGGGCTGCGCCAGGCGTACCTCCAGATGCACCTGGGCGACCCTCCCGGGCCGTCCTCCGGCTCGGGAGGCGGCCCCGGCGAGCGATGCCGCCCGGTTCTGGAGAAGCTGGGCCCGTACGTGCGGGGAGGGCTGGCCCTCCGCGACGCGCGCAAGGTCCGCCGCCATCTGGACGGGTGCGACCGGTGCCGGGACGTCCACAACGAACTGGCCGACGTCAACACCGCCCTGCGCGAGGCGATGGGGCCGCTCCTGCTGGGGACGGCCACGACCGCCTACGTCGCGTCCAAGGGCGGCCTGACGCTCGGCGGCATCCTCGGCCCGCTCCAGGGCCTGTTCCAGAGCCTGCTCCATCCCCACCACATGGGGGTCGCGTCGACGGCCGCCACGGGCCTGGTCCTGGTGACCATGATCGTGGTGACCTCCGACGGCACCGCCGACCCGTCGTTCTCCACGTCACCGGGCGCCGGCCGTCCCTCGGCCACGTCCTCGCCCGCGGGGGCACCGGGCGGGCACCCCCGGCCCGAGCCCGGCCCGCCGGCGTCCCCCTCGCGGGCCCCCGGCCCCGCCATCGGCACTCCCCAGGCCACCGTGCCCGGCGGACCGGACACCGCCTGCCCGGCGGATCCGCACCGGAACCGCCGGGGCCCTGCCACGCGGGGCGGCGGCCCCGGCCACGACGCTTCGCGGGGCGCTCCGCACGGCCGGTGCGGCCGTCCCTCCCACCAGGGCTCGAACGGGCGAGGCCACGCGAACCCGCCCGGGAACCGGAGGGGCGACGGCCAGGGCAGGGCGCCCGAGGACCGGCACGGCAACGGCAGGCCGGGCAAGCCCGGTAAGGGCGGGCACCCGAGGACCGGGGCCTCGCCCGGGCGTCCCTCCGCTCCGCCGGGACACACCCGCCCGCACCCCGGGAGGCACGGCGACCGGCCGCACAAGCGATAGTCCGATCGCCGGAGAACGGCCGCACGGCACCCGGCCCCTACGCCAGTAGTGGAGAAACTCCAGTGCGTGTGCGGGCGGCTCCGCGCCGTGTCACCGATTGTTTCCCGTAAAGATCATGTGCCCGTATTAGGGGCAGGCCGGAACGCCTGGTAGCGTCCGCGCTGACCACCTTGGAACAGGAGCGGGATCACGGGCGAGGATGTGCCGCGGCATAACACGGCGGAAACATATGCGGCCATGACGCGCGACATCGGCGCGAAACGGCAGGTGGCGGTCGCCGCGCGCCGTGACGCGACATGCTCCAGGGGCGGTGACGCAGGCGTGTCCGGCCCTGGCCGCCGGGCCCGGCGGCGTCCCGGCGAATCACCGGTTCGCGGCGTCCTCCGCCCCGTAAACCACCGTCGGCCACCGGGACCGCTCGACGGATCATCGATTTACGAGTGCCGACGACTCGCGCATGGCTAAGTGTCGTGAAAGAGTAGCGAATCGCCGTATTGGCCTACGGGGCAAACGGGCTTCACTACGCTATAGAAGCCCGGGGTCTTTCTCCGGCCCGCGTCCCCGAGAGCAGGAAGGGGAGGCCGCCGTCCGATGGTCACCCCTCGCGACCCTGACCGAGGAGTGGGCCTTCAGAGAGGTCCCGTGTTGAGGAAGGGCGATGTCGCATGGATCGCTGCGCGCTGTTCGTAGACGCCGGCTACCTGCTGGCCGACGGCGCCATGGCGGTGCACGGCACCCGCCATAGGGAGACCGTCTCGTGGGACTTCGGCGGGCTGCTGCAGCTGCTCGGCAATCTGGCCCGCGAACGCACCGGCATCCCGCTGCTGCGCTGCTACTGGTACGAGGCGACGGTCGAGGGGCGCCGCGCTCCCGAGCACGAGGCGCTGGCCGACCTGCCGGGCCTGAAGCTGCGGCTGGGCCGCATCCGTCCCGGCCGCCGCGAGGGCGTCGACACCGAGATCCACCGTGACCTGATGACGCTGGCCCGCAACGGCGCGCTCGCCGACGCGGTGGTGGTCAGCGGCGACGAGGACCTCGCCCAGGCCGTCATGGACGCCCAGGACCTGGGTGTCCGCGTCACGGTGGTGCACGTCGCCGTGGACGGCAACTGGACGGTCTCCCGCGCGCTCCGCCAGGAGTGCGACGACCTCATCGAGATCGGCTCCGGCCAGCTGCGCCCGTTCGTCAACCTGCTGGCGGGCATGGAGACCGGCACCGCGACCGGCGGCGTGACCGGCGGCGTGACCGGCGGCTCGACCGGCGGCACCGGCGGCGGCTCGGGCGGTTCCGGGTCCGGGACGTCCACCGCCCCGCTGTCCAACGGGCACGGCTCCAGCGGCACGCTCGGCTCGCTCCAGCCCACGGGGTCGCACGCCGGCCCTCCCCCGTCCTCTCCGCTGACCGGCCACCCCCTGCCGGCCCCGCCCCTCGCCGGGCAGCCCCAGGCGTCCACCACGGGCTCGGGACTCGCCCCCATCAGCCCGCCGCCGAGCCTGGGCGCGGGGTCCGGCTCCGGCTACGGCTCCACCTCGGGATCCGTCTACGGCTCGGGGACGGGATCGGGCTACGAGTCCGGCTCCGTCCCGGGATACGGCTCGGGCTCGTCCGGCACCACCGGCCAGTCCGGGACGGCGGGCACCACGAACGGCACGTACAGCACGGGCACGTACAGCACGGGGACGCACAGCACGGGGACGCACAGCACGGGCACCCACAGCACAGGCGCGCACAGCACGGGCGGCTTCAGCACCACGCCGGACACGGGCTCGGGCACCGGTTCCCACCCGGCCCTCGGCTTCGGCGGCGGCATGGGCACGAGCGCCTCCGGCGCGTCCCAGGCCCCGCCGGTGATGCCGTCCGCGTCCCCGCTGCACGCGGCCCCGACGCCCGGCCCCACCACCACGGCCTCCACGCATCAGCCCACCGGGCCCCAGTACCTCCCGCCCGCGCACGCCCAGCCGCCCTCGTCGCCGCCGCACGGCCCCTACACCGGGCCGCAGCAGATCGCGCCGCTGCCCGCCCAGCAGAGCGCGCCCACCCTCGCCGACGCGGTCAAGGCCGCGCACAAGGAAGGCCAGGACTTCGGCGAGTCCGTCGCCCGCGACGCGCCCGCGCTGTGGCTGGAGGCGGTGCTCGCCCGCAAGCCCCGGATGCCCTCCGATCTGGAGGCGAGGCTGCTGCAGGGCTCCTCGCTCCCGATCGACTTCCTGTTGCACGACGAGGTACGGCACGCGCTCCGCCGGGGCTTCTGGGACGCCCTCGAACGTTCCCGCAGGTGATCAAGCATCGGTACCTGCTTACGCGTAGGTAATTCACGATCCTCCTCGATTCACCCGCTTCTCTTGCCGGGCGGCGGGTAGCGTTGAAGCGTGACGCATGTGACGGAAGACGACCTCGACGACCTGGAGTTCGACACCCTGCGCACGGGCGATCACATCTCGGCGGCGCGGCGGCTCTCCGAACTGGCCGAGTCGGTGTCCGGCGGGGTGTCACGTGCGAACGTGCTGCTGCGCGCGGGTGAGCAGTGGCAGCACGCCGGCGACCACGCCAGGGCGGCCGAGCTCTACCGGGCGGCGGTGGACGACGGCGGCGAGACCTACGGCGATGCCCGCGCCTACCTCGCCGACGCCCTGTTCGAGCTGGGCAGGGCCGACGAGGCGCGCGCGCTGGTCGAACGGATCCGCTCCGAGCGGCCCCGCGACCCCGAGGTCTACCGGACCGTCGCCGAGGTGCTGTACGCGCAGGGCGACGCCGCGGGCGCCCACGACTGGGCCACCTCGGGCGCCGACGTGGTCCTCGCGCTGCGCGACCGGGTGGTCGGCGTCGGCGCGGGCACGGGCTCCGCGCCGGACGACGCCGACGCCTCGTTCACCGCCGGGCCCGAGGACGTGGCGATCGCCGAGGACAGCCTGGAGGCCCTGCTGCGCCTCCGCTACCGCGCCCGCGTCGACCTGGGCCGCGCCGAGGACGACTACGACGCCCTCCTGGACGACCTCCTCAAGAACGCGTAGTTCTCATCTAGTCCCGGCCTACGGCGCTCGCCTGGCGGCTCGCGCCTGACCGGGCCTTGGGCGAGCGCGGCATCGCTTCGCGATCTGCCCGGCGAGGCTCGCCTCCGGCGTCGCCCCACCGGGCAGCCAACGCGCTCGCGCGGTGGCAGAGGTCTGCTTCGAGACGGCCCCAGTGGTCGGCGGCGACGCGGCGGATGGTCTCAGCCGGTGCCGGCGCGTACGGCGGTCGCGGCCAGGGTGGTGTAGTTCATCGTGAAGTGCCCGCCCAGGGAGTCGATGGCGCCCCCGACCGCGTCCATGATCTCGGCCAGCCGGTCGGGATGGAGCCGGGTGAGGCCGCCGGTGCTGGGCAGCAGGTCCAGCCATTGGTCGCGCGTGTAGGAGCGCTCCCAGTCGAATCGCCACTGTTCGGGATCGTCGAACCGTCCGGTCTCGCGGATCCGGTCGGCGAACTTCGCGTAGGCCTCCAGGTAGAGGTCGATCGGACGCCGGGCCGGCCCGGCGTTGAACGGGGAGTCGGGCACCATCCGCCGGAAGGCGGCGGCCAGCGGTTCGGCCACCTCGGCGGGCGGCTCGAACACGTGCCCGAAGATCGCCAGCCGTCCCCCTGGACGCAGCACGCGCGCCGCCTTCACGGCACCGATGGCCGGATCCACCCAGTGCCACGACTGGGCGGCGATGACCGCGTCGAACGTCCGGCCGTCCGGCTGCCACGCCTCGAAGGTCGCCACCTCGACCCGCAGGCCGCGGGCTCGCGCGAAGTCGGCCATCCGCGCATCGGGCTCGACGCCGAGCACGGCGCAGCCGGCGGCCTGGAACCCGCGGGCCGCGATGCCGGTGCCGCAGCCGACGTCGAGCACGTCAGGCCCGGGGCTCCCGTCGACGATCCGCGCCACCAGCGCGTCGGGGTAGCCGGGGCGGGCCCGGTCGTAGCGTTGCGCGTCCACGCCGAACGACTCGGCCATCTGCCGGGCCTCATGCGACTCCGCCGGGGACGGTCCCGGTTGCTCTCGCGCTATTATGGGCATGCGCCCACTTTAGTGGGCACGTGCCCACTAGGCAATGGATGCCGGCGGAGCCGACGACGAGAGGATCTGCGAGTGCCGACCGGGGTGCACCTCCACGACGCGCGGCGGCAGCTGTTCGACGCCGCCGAACGCGTGCTCCTGCGGGACGGCCCCAACGGGCTGACCAGCCGGGCCGTCACCGACGAGGCGGGCCTCGCCAAAGGGGTCCTGCACCGGCACTTCCCCGACTTCGACGCCTTCCTCACCGACCTCGTGCTCGACCGGGCCGCGCAGCTCGAGACGCAGGCGAGCGCGCTGCGCGAGTCCGCCGGCACCGGGACGGTGGCCGGCAACCTCACCGGCGCGCTGACCACCATGTTCGGACCGGTCCCGATGGCGATCATCCCGCTCATCACGTTCCGGGACGAGCTGCGCGCACGGCTGCGGCAGGCCATGCCCGGGGGCGGCATCGCGATCCTCGCCCAGGCCACGACGGCGATCTCCGCCTATCTGGCCGACGAGCGTGAGCTGGGCCGCGTCGCGGCCGACGCCGACCTCGACTCGCTCACGCTTTCTCTGGTTGGTGGCGGGCATCTCATGTTCGTGGACAGCGACCCATGCCCGCCGTCCACGGCGGCCGTCAGCAAGTTCGTGACCGCGGTCATCGCCGACTCCCTGGCACGACGACCGGCCTAGGTGTACTGCCTAGGTCGAGGCGATGGCCTTGGCGCCGGTCCCGACTCCGGAGGTCCTCAAGAGATCCACGCGGGCAAGGAGCGAGCTGTGCCGGGTGCGGATCGGCGGGAGCCGGGACCGGCCCGCGTGTCGCGCGGTCAATCGCAAAAGCGGCGGCACACCGAGACAGCCCGGTTCGGGAACCCGTACCGCGACCACACGCCCATGGATGCGCCGGTTCGTCTTCGCTCTATGTCTGGATTTCGAGACATAGCCGCTGCATGATCACGGCCGACTGCATACTGATCCGGTGCTGAGCGTTTTCCACTGGCAGGGCGATCCTTCGACAAGGCCGGCGGCAGCTCTGGTGCCGTCGGATATCGGAGCGCGGCGCCATGGCAAGCTCGGGGCCGGGTGCCGGTCGGCGACTCGATGACGAGCCTGCGGATGCGGACGGCAGCGGCGTTCACCGCCGTGGCGCTGCTGGCGTCGGTGCTGGCATCCGGCGTCGGGTACGTGCTGGTGCGCGACGCGATGCTGGAACGCACCCGGGACGCCGTGGCGACCCAGGTCCGGCAGACCGTCGAACGGCTGGTGCCCGTCCAGATGCCGGCGAACGCGGACAGGACCCTGCAGGCGACCCTGCAGGCGGCGTTGAGCACTGCCGACCGGCGCCAGCGGGCCTGCGTGGTGACGTCACCGCCGGGCCGGCCGGTGCCTTCGCCTGCCCCTGGCTGCCTGCACGTGCCGGTGCCCGCAGTGTTCGCGGCGCGGGCTGTGCGGGCCATGGTCGTTCAGCGAGTACGGCATCTGGGACGGCCGTACCTGCTGGTCGGGACGTCCGTGACCGTGTATCGTGCCTCGGCGGTCGGCGCGCAGCGCACTTCCCCACCGATCGTCCTGGTCAGCGTCAGCCTGGATCGGGAAGCCGCTGACCTACGGTCGTTCATCCGGGCGATGGTCATGGCGGATGCCGCTGCGCTGCTGTTCGGGCTAGGACTGGCATTGGCGGCCGCGCATGGGCTGCTGCGGCCGGTCCGGCGCCTTGGCGCGGGGGCACGGGCGCTCGCCGAGGGCGAGCTGACGACGCGAGTGCAGGTCCGGGGCCGGGACGAGCTGGCCGACCTGGCCCACACGTTCAATCGGGCGGCGGGCGCCCTGGAGACCACGGTGACCGAGCTGCGCGCGTTGGGGGAGGCGGCGCGGCGGTTCGTGGCGGACGTCTCCCATGAGCTGCGCACTCCGCTCACCGCGATGACCGCCCTCACCGACGTGCTGGAGGCCGAACCGGATCCGACGGCGGCGCGGCTGGTGGTGGCCGAGACGCGGCGGCTCGGCGCGCTGGTGGAGCACCTGATCGAGATCAGCCGGTTCGACGCTGGTGCGGCCGCGCTCGTCCTGGACGATGTGGTCGTGGCCGAGGCTGTTGCGGCCGTCCTCGACGCGCGCGGCTGGACCGGCCAAGTCGCGGTCGCGGCCCCCGGCGACCTGGTGGTCCGGGTGGACCCGCGCCGATTCGACGTCATCGTGGCCAACCTGGTTGGCAACGCGTTCCGGCACGGGCGGCCGCCGGTGCGCTTGGAGGTCCGCCGTGCCGAGCGCGACGGCGTGCCGGGGTTCGAACTCTCGGTCGCGGACTCGGGACCGGGCATCCCCGACGACCTGCTGCCACTGATCTTCGACCGGTTCTTCAAGGCCGAGGCGGCCCGCTCGCGGAGCGCGGGCAGCGGGTTGGGCCTGGCGATCGCGCGAGAGAACGCATCGCTCCACGGCGGGACGCTGGAAGCATCCGCCGGTCCCCAGGCGGGCGCGGTGTTCACCCTCTGGCTGCCCGTGGCGGGGACACAATGAGCGGCAGGCACGTCGTGACGGTGCTCAGCGCCGTGCTCGCCGCGGCTGTGGTCCTGGTGAGCGGCTGCGGCGTCCGGCCGACCGGCATCACCAGGGTTGGAGCTCTGCCCACCGGACAGGGCCCGGTCGTCAACAACACCATCTACTTCGTCAAGGACGGCCGGCTGGTGCCAGTGGTCCGGCCCGGATTGCCCGGGGCTCCGCTGATGCCGCTGTGGCAACTCGGGTACGGCGT
This region includes:
- a CDS encoding alkaline phosphatase D family protein, whose amino-acid sequence is MTALVLGPLLRHVADRSATIWVETDRPCEVRVLSAEHGVDAAARTFTAHGHHYALVEIEGLEPGARIPYSVTLDGETVWPEPGSRFPAATIRTMSAAGALRVSFGSCRRSPDRAGLHGLDALSAFAHELAGAGGADWPDVLLMVGDQIYADELGEEMRAYIGERRDPDVPPVGEVADFEEYTHLYKLAWCEDPAVRWLLSTVPTFTIFDDHDVRDDWNTSYAWRKEMWEQPWWRARITGGIGSYWIYQHLGNLSPAERATDPLYAAVRAASAEGADAGKLIDEFAERADKEPASTRWSYAHDWGGTRLIVVDSRCSRLLTADRRGMLDDDEFRWLDEQCHGGMEHLLIASSLPVLLPRTIHHAESWNEAMAAGAWGRRGARLAERLRQFADLEHWAAFDASFRALAEDVVAVARGERGEAPASISFLSGDIHYSYLAKVTAPKTRTTISQVVCSPLRNPLVGTFRRANQIAGSRATAWPFRMLARMAKVPPLPLKWRITEGPWFDNAIATVELSGSQCRVRWETPRSETSLDELGTATVC
- a CDS encoding sigma-70 family RNA polymerase sigma factor → MSETASDRPTPESSDAVLITRIRAGDVTAYGTLYERHLGAARGLARQLVEHHAAEEAVQETFAKVLDAIRRGGGPRTAFRPYLLTALRHTIYDRRRGEHRTEPTARIEEYDRGTPFADPALEELERAMVVKAFRSLPERWQAVLWHTEIERAKPADVAPILGLTANGVSALAYRAREGLRQAYLQMHLGDPPGPSSGSGGGPGERCRPVLEKLGPYVRGGLALRDARKVRRHLDGCDRCRDVHNELADVNTALREAMGPLLLGTATTAYVASKGGLTLGGILGPLQGLFQSLLHPHHMGVASTAATGLVLVTMIVVTSDGTADPSFSTSPGAGRPSATSSPAGAPGGHPRPEPGPPASPSRAPGPAIGTPQATVPGGPDTACPADPHRNRRGPATRGGGPGHDASRGAPHGRCGRPSHQGSNGRGHANPPGNRRGDGQGRAPEDRHGNGRPGKPGKGGHPRTGASPGRPSAPPGHTRPHPGRHGDRPHKR
- a CDS encoding NYN domain-containing protein — translated: MDRCALFVDAGYLLADGAMAVHGTRHRETVSWDFGGLLQLLGNLARERTGIPLLRCYWYEATVEGRRAPEHEALADLPGLKLRLGRIRPGRREGVDTEIHRDLMTLARNGALADAVVVSGDEDLAQAVMDAQDLGVRVTVVHVAVDGNWTVSRALRQECDDLIEIGSGQLRPFVNLLAGMETGTATGGVTGGVTGGSTGGTGGGSGGSGSGTSTAPLSNGHGSSGTLGSLQPTGSHAGPPPSSPLTGHPLPAPPLAGQPQASTTGSGLAPISPPPSLGAGSGSGYGSTSGSVYGSGTGSGYESGSVPGYGSGSSGTTGQSGTAGTTNGTYSTGTYSTGTHSTGTHSTGTHSTGAHSTGGFSTTPDTGSGTGSHPALGFGGGMGTSASGASQAPPVMPSASPLHAAPTPGPTTTASTHQPTGPQYLPPAHAQPPSSPPHGPYTGPQQIAPLPAQQSAPTLADAVKAAHKEGQDFGESVARDAPALWLEAVLARKPRMPSDLEARLLQGSSLPIDFLLHDEVRHALRRGFWDALERSRR
- a CDS encoding tetratricopeptide repeat protein, translating into MTHVTEDDLDDLEFDTLRTGDHISAARRLSELAESVSGGVSRANVLLRAGEQWQHAGDHARAAELYRAAVDDGGETYGDARAYLADALFELGRADEARALVERIRSERPRDPEVYRTVAEVLYAQGDAAGAHDWATSGADVVLALRDRVVGVGAGTGSAPDDADASFTAGPEDVAIAEDSLEALLRLRYRARVDLGRAEDDYDALLDDLLKNA
- a CDS encoding class I SAM-dependent methyltransferase → MPIIAREQPGPSPAESHEARQMAESFGVDAQRYDRARPGYPDALVARIVDGSPGPDVLDVGCGTGIAARGFQAAGCAVLGVEPDARMADFARARGLRVEVATFEAWQPDGRTFDAVIAAQSWHWVDPAIGAVKAARVLRPGGRLAIFGHVFEPPAEVAEPLAAAFRRMVPDSPFNAGPARRPIDLYLEAYAKFADRIRETGRFDDPEQWRFDWERSYTRDQWLDLLPSTGGLTRLHPDRLAEIMDAVGGAIDSLGGHFTMNYTTLAATAVRAGTG
- a CDS encoding TetR/AcrR family transcriptional regulator; protein product: MPTGVHLHDARRQLFDAAERVLLRDGPNGLTSRAVTDEAGLAKGVLHRHFPDFDAFLTDLVLDRAAQLETQASALRESAGTGTVAGNLTGALTTMFGPVPMAIIPLITFRDELRARLRQAMPGGGIAILAQATTAISAYLADERELGRVAADADLDSLTLSLVGGGHLMFVDSDPCPPSTAAVSKFVTAVIADSLARRPA
- a CDS encoding sensor histidine kinase yields the protein MRTAAAFTAVALLASVLASGVGYVLVRDAMLERTRDAVATQVRQTVERLVPVQMPANADRTLQATLQAALSTADRRQRACVVTSPPGRPVPSPAPGCLHVPVPAVFAARAVRAMVVQRVRHLGRPYLLVGTSVTVYRASAVGAQRTSPPIVLVSVSLDREAADLRSFIRAMVMADAAALLFGLGLALAAAHGLLRPVRRLGAGARALAEGELTTRVQVRGRDELADLAHTFNRAAGALETTVTELRALGEAARRFVADVSHELRTPLTAMTALTDVLEAEPDPTAARLVVAETRRLGALVEHLIEISRFDAGAAALVLDDVVVAEAVAAVLDARGWTGQVAVAAPGDLVVRVDPRRFDVIVANLVGNAFRHGRPPVRLEVRRAERDGVPGFELSVADSGPGIPDDLLPLIFDRFFKAEAARSRSAGSGLGLAIARENASLHGGTLEASAGPQAGAVFTLWLPVAGTQ